The following proteins are encoded in a genomic region of Oncorhynchus kisutch isolate 150728-3 linkage group LG18, Okis_V2, whole genome shotgun sequence:
- the LOC109909251 gene encoding gap junction delta-2 protein-like: MGEWTILERLLEAAVQQHSTMIGRILLTVVVIFRILIVAIVGETVYEDEQTMFICNTLQPGCNQACYDKAFPISHIRYWVFQIILVCTPSLCFITYSVHQSAKQRDRRYSFLYPLLERSDYGQSGTRKLRNINGILVHHGDGGGKDEHDCMEVKEIPNVPRGLTHGKKSKQRQQEGISRFYIIQVVFRNALEIGFLVGQYFLYGFSVPGIFECDRYPCVKEVECYVSRPTEKTVFLVFMFAVSGICVLLNLAELNHLGWKKIKAAIRGVQARRKSICEIRKKDMTHMSQPPNMGRTQSSESAYV; this comes from the coding sequence GATTCTTCTGACCGTGGTGGTGATCTTTCGGATCCTGATCGTGGCCATCGTTGGCGAGACGGTGTATGAGGACGAGCAGACCATGTTCATCTGCAACACCCTGCAGCCGGGTTGCAACCAGGCCTGCTACGACAAGGCCTTCCCTATCTCCCACATCCGCTACTGGGTCTTCCAGATCATTCTGGTGTGTACGCCCAGCCTGTGCTTCATCACCTACTCTGTGCACCAGTCGGCCAAGCAGCGTGACAGACGCTACTCCTTCCTCTACCCGCTGCTGGAGCGTTCGGATTACGGGCAAAGTGGCACCAGGAAGCTTCGTAACATCAACGGCATCCTGGTGCACCACGGCGACGGTGGCGGGAAGGACGAGCATGACTGCATGGAGGTCAAGGAGATCCCCAATGTGCCGCGGGGGCTCACACATGGCAAGAAGTCCAAGCAGCGCCAGCAGGAGGGCATCTCGCGCTTCTACATTATCCAGGTGGTGTTCCGTAACGCACTGGAGATCGGCTTTCTGGTGGGGCAGTACTTCCTATACGGCTTCAGCGTGCCGGGCATCTTCGAGTGCGACCGCTACCCCTGTGTGAAGGAGGTGGAGTGCTACGTGTCGCGGCCCACCGAGAAGACGGTCTTCCTGGTCTTCATGTTCGCCGTGAGCGGCATCTGCGTGCTGCTCAACCTGGCAGAGCTCAACCACCTGGGCTGGAAGAAGATCAAGGCAGCCATCCGGGGAGTGCAGGCCCGCCGCAAGTCCATCTGCGAGATCCGCAAGAAGGACATGACCCACATGTCGCAGCCCCCCAACATGGGCAGGACCCAGTCCAGCGAATCCGCCTACGTCTGA